Part of the Pyricularia oryzae 70-15 chromosome 3, whole genome shotgun sequence genome, TTTGACAGCGCGCAACCCCAAACATAGAACAGAGTCGTGCTGTCAACATCACTTGCCCATCAAATAGCCTCGAATTTCTTGTCGCCACTTTGGTTCAGTGAAGAGAAATGCCGGCCACAATCTACTTTGTCCGCCATGCCCAAGGCTACCACAACCTCCCCAAGGTGCCAGGAGGGCCAAACCCATCTCTGCTGGCCGACCCGGACCTTACAGAACTGGGCAAGGAGCAGTGCGCGGAGCTGAGCAAGAACTTCCCCTTCCACGACAAGATCACCCACCTGGTAGCGTCACCGCTGAGGCGCACGCTGTACACGTGCCTGCTCTCCTTTGGCCCCGTTCTGGAGCAGGGAAGGGTGCAAAAGGTGACCGCACTGCCGGAGCTGCAAGAGATCGCGGCGCTGCCCAGCGACACGGGCAGCGACCCGGCGGTGCTGGCCAAGGAGTTTGGCGGTGAAAAGGTCGACCTCGGCCTCGTCAAGGATGACTGGACCGACAAGGGCCCGGGTTCGCCGTTTGCGCCTGAGCTGGAAAAGCTTGATGCTCGGGCCAGGGCGGCCAGGATCTGGCTGCGGAAGCTCGCCTCAGAGGTGGAGGGCGACGAGGCGCACATTGTCGTCGTCACTCACGGAGCCATTCTACATTTCTTGACTGAGGATTGGGATGGAACCTCGATATACAACAGTAAGGCCTTTTTTCGTTTCCCTCTGTTatgttgtttctttttttttttttttttttttttctctctctctctctcgcaACCAGTACACTCTTTGAGTGCG contains:
- a CDS encoding phosphoglycerate mutase — encoded protein: MPATIYFVRHAQGYHNLPKVPGGPNPSLLADPDLTELGKEQCAELSKNFPFHDKITHLVASPLRRTLYTCLLSFGPVLEQGRVQKVTALPELQEIAALPSDTGSDPAVLAKEFGGEKVDLGLVKDDWTDKGPGSPFAPELEKLDARARAARIWLRKLASEVEGDEAHIVVVTHGAILHFLTEDWDGTSIYNSTGWQNTEWRSYEFSDSSGQDSQASLKETKQSWERRRGTAIPLTETEQRELKAVLWRGVKAE